In one Candidatus Peribacter riflensis genomic region, the following are encoded:
- a CDS encoding 50S ribosomal protein L22, giving the protein MRAYLRSARIAPKKLSVIAQMVRGLTVPEAQESLEHTHKKGARMILALLKSATANAVHNDKQRPEDLVIRTIVVNQAQSYRRGVPMARGRMRPIRKFLSHIEIVLGVADAEGEGEKIKRKEKRKRNQKNGAKTSQEQKKAVQGDAPSKKKTTKHAASDSNTSKSV; this is encoded by the coding sequence ATGAGAGCCTACCTCCGCTCCGCACGCATCGCGCCCAAGAAACTAAGCGTCATCGCCCAGATGGTCCGTGGTCTCACAGTGCCCGAGGCGCAGGAATCTCTGGAGCATACGCACAAGAAGGGTGCGCGCATGATTCTCGCCTTGCTGAAGTCCGCTACCGCGAATGCAGTACACAACGACAAGCAGCGTCCCGAGGATCTCGTGATCCGCACCATCGTGGTGAACCAGGCGCAGAGCTATCGCCGCGGTGTGCCGATGGCGCGCGGACGCATGCGCCCCATCCGAAAGTTCTTGAGCCACATCGAGATCGTCTTAGGAGTTGCCGATGCGGAAGGTGAAGGGGAGAAGATTAAAAGGAAAGAAAAAAGGAAGAGGAACCAAAAGAATGGCGCAAAAACTTCACAGGAGCAGAAAAAAGCTGTACAAGGAGACGCTCCTTCAAAAAAGAAGACGACAAAGCATGCTGCCTCCGATTCCAACACCTCAAAAAGCGTGTAA
- a CDS encoding 30S ribosomal protein S3, whose translation MGQKVNANGFRIGLTHSWPSKWYARGKKFRDGFLQDVQIRRSIMKKMKDAGIALIEIDRGKKTSVVIHSSKPGVIIGKQGAAIEELRKQLEREWGGSFEVNIQEIRNPDASAAVIAETIQGQIERRMPYRRAVKMALEKAITAGAIGIKVTISGRLNGAEIARAELHKQGNIPLQTLRANVEFAVRHAVTTYGTIGVQVWVYHGLVFKKVQQIHSASLHSS comes from the coding sequence ATGGGTCAAAAAGTGAACGCCAATGGCTTTCGGATCGGTCTCACGCACTCGTGGCCGAGCAAGTGGTATGCCCGCGGCAAGAAATTCCGCGATGGATTTCTGCAGGATGTGCAGATCCGCCGCTCGATCATGAAGAAGATGAAAGATGCCGGCATTGCCTTGATCGAGATCGATCGCGGCAAGAAGACCTCCGTCGTCATCCACAGTAGCAAGCCCGGCGTGATCATCGGCAAGCAGGGCGCGGCCATCGAGGAACTGCGCAAGCAGCTCGAGAGAGAGTGGGGAGGATCCTTCGAGGTGAACATTCAGGAGATCCGCAATCCCGATGCCAGTGCCGCTGTCATCGCCGAAACGATTCAGGGCCAGATCGAGCGACGCATGCCCTACCGTCGCGCTGTGAAAATGGCGTTGGAGAAGGCGATTACCGCCGGAGCCATCGGAATCAAAGTCACGATTTCGGGCCGCCTGAACGGCGCAGAGATCGCGCGTGCAGAGCTGCATAAGCAGGGGAATATCCCGCTGCAGACGCTCCGCGCGAATGTTGAGTTCGCCGTGCGGCACGCGGTGACCACGTACGGAACGATCGGTGTGCAGGTGTGGGTGTACCACGGTCTCGTCTTCAAGAAGGTGCAGCAAATCCATTCCGCATCTCTCCACTCTTCTTAA
- a CDS encoding large subunit ribosomal protein L16, producing the protein MLEPKKIKRRKQHRYRGAFGGKATRGTLLSFGTVGLKAQTGGELTARQIEAARRALTHSVQRGGKIWIRVFPHTPVSRKAAEVPMGSGKGSLEFYATIVHPGTMIFEMGGLEEAVAVAALRLAAYKLPIRTKIVTAAFFR; encoded by the coding sequence ATGCTCGAACCCAAGAAAATCAAACGGCGCAAGCAACACCGCTACCGCGGAGCATTCGGTGGGAAGGCGACGCGTGGCACATTGCTCTCATTCGGCACCGTGGGGCTCAAGGCCCAGACCGGCGGCGAGCTGACAGCCCGTCAGATCGAGGCCGCGCGCCGCGCACTCACGCACAGCGTGCAGCGCGGAGGCAAAATCTGGATCCGCGTCTTTCCGCACACACCGGTCTCGCGCAAAGCTGCCGAAGTGCCGATGGGCTCGGGCAAAGGTTCACTGGAATTCTACGCAACCATTGTGCATCCGGGCACCATGATCTTTGAGATGGGTGGCCTGGAGGAAGCCGTGGCTGTGGCCGCTCTGCGTCTCGCAGCCTACAAGCTTCCGATTCGGACCAAGATTGTCACTGCTGCTTTCTTCCGCTAA
- a CDS encoding 30S ribosomal protein S17, protein MRTKKGHISSAKMTGTVTVTVHRSIFHPLYQKRFMRSKKFLADMGEFKDLVVGDTVVITECRPLSKRKCFRVTEVLERVPRVSELKEEEVIEKTIHREKKHTVHEKKSSSVSSASSASSKK, encoded by the coding sequence ATGAGAACGAAAAAAGGTCACATCTCCTCGGCCAAGATGACCGGCACCGTTACGGTGACCGTCCATCGTTCGATCTTCCACCCGCTCTACCAGAAGCGTTTCATGCGGAGTAAGAAATTCCTGGCGGACATGGGGGAATTCAAAGATCTGGTCGTGGGCGATACCGTGGTCATCACGGAGTGCCGGCCCTTAAGCAAGCGCAAGTGTTTCCGCGTGACGGAGGTACTCGAGCGCGTGCCGCGTGTGAGCGAACTCAAAGAGGAGGAGGTAATCGAAAAGACCATTCACCGTGAGAAGAAGCATACGGTTCACGAGAAGAAATCCTCCTCTGTTTCCTCTGCCTCCTCTGCTTCTTCAAAAAAATGA
- a CDS encoding large subunit ribosomal protein L14, translating into MIQQQSILMVADNTGAKSAMCIKVLGSSKRRYAHIGDIIVVAIKEAAPRGTVRKKAVERAVIVRTRDFIRRPDGGGVRFDDNACVIIASDGQPKGTRVFGPVARELRGRGYKKIVSLAPDVL; encoded by the coding sequence ATGATCCAGCAGCAATCCATCCTCATGGTGGCGGATAACACGGGGGCGAAGTCGGCCATGTGCATCAAGGTGCTCGGATCGAGCAAGCGCCGCTATGCGCACATCGGTGACATCATCGTTGTGGCGATCAAGGAGGCGGCCCCGCGCGGCACGGTCCGCAAGAAGGCTGTCGAACGCGCCGTCATCGTCCGTACGCGGGATTTCATCCGCCGTCCCGATGGTGGGGGAGTGCGCTTCGACGACAATGCCTGCGTGATCATTGCCAGTGACGGCCAGCCCAAGGGCACCCGCGTCTTCGGTCCGGTGGCCCGGGAACTGCGCGGTCGCGGCTACAAGAAGATCGTTTCACTTGCTCCTGACGTTCTATGA
- a CDS encoding large subunit ribosomal protein L24, which translates to MRIHTGDSVLVISGKDKGKTGTVLRVLDDRLVVSDVNMRTRHVRKTAQGPGQRLRYEASIAASNVMILDPKTKKPTRIGVRTDEKGRKVRIAKVSGEAIVAGKVTPKKGPKAAPLKTKEQAEKAPEGEKVAGPQRKPFWKRLSFGAEAVQEGEEPKGQVTDHSVPEPTRIPESFSHSRGS; encoded by the coding sequence ATGAGAATCCATACGGGCGATTCCGTCCTCGTCATCTCCGGCAAAGACAAAGGCAAGACCGGTACGGTCCTGCGCGTTCTCGACGACCGTCTGGTCGTGAGTGACGTGAACATGCGTACGCGCCATGTCCGCAAGACCGCACAGGGTCCCGGCCAGAGGCTCCGCTACGAGGCGAGCATTGCCGCGAGCAATGTCATGATCCTCGATCCCAAAACGAAGAAGCCCACGCGTATCGGTGTCCGCACGGACGAGAAAGGCCGCAAGGTGCGCATCGCCAAGGTCAGCGGTGAGGCGATCGTGGCCGGCAAGGTCACGCCGAAGAAGGGTCCCAAGGCCGCGCCCCTGAAAACGAAAGAGCAGGCGGAGAAGGCTCCGGAGGGTGAAAAAGTGGCCGGTCCGCAGCGCAAGCCTTTCTGGAAGCGTCTGAGTTTCGGAGCGGAGGCGGTGCAGGAAGGGGAGGAGCCGAAGGGTCAGGTGACCGACCACAGCGTTCCCGAGCCCACGCGCATTCCCGAATCATTCAGTCACTCACGTGGTTCCTAA
- a CDS encoding large subunit ribosomal protein L5 yields MKKYESLHDRLRGPIAEALKKELKVTNIHALPRIEKVTVNVGINRSKMDSKESHEYVAQCLSKITGQKAVLTHSRKAISNFKIREGLVVGAVVTLHGRRMEEFLDRFLSYILPRIRDFRGVTPKLDGHGNYAIGLKDHSIFPEVPAPEANKIFGVQVQITTNAKADEPAFALLKHMGVPFRLARAAKTSSSKS; encoded by the coding sequence ATGAAGAAGTATGAATCTCTCCATGATCGGCTGCGAGGTCCCATCGCCGAAGCCCTGAAGAAGGAGCTGAAGGTCACGAACATCCATGCTTTGCCGCGCATCGAGAAAGTCACAGTGAACGTGGGGATCAATCGTTCCAAGATGGATAGCAAAGAGTCCCATGAGTACGTGGCGCAGTGCCTGTCTAAGATCACAGGCCAGAAGGCGGTGCTCACCCATTCGCGCAAAGCGATCTCGAACTTCAAGATCCGCGAGGGGCTCGTGGTTGGCGCCGTCGTCACGCTCCACGGGCGGCGGATGGAGGAATTCCTCGACCGGTTCCTGAGCTATATTCTGCCGCGCATCCGCGATTTCCGCGGTGTGACGCCGAAGCTGGATGGCCATGGCAACTATGCCATCGGGCTCAAAGATCACTCCATCTTCCCCGAAGTGCCGGCGCCCGAGGCTAACAAGATCTTCGGTGTGCAGGTGCAGATCACCACGAATGCCAAGGCCGATGAACCTGCGTTCGCGCTCCTGAAGCATATGGGAGTGCCGTTCCGCCTGGCTCGTGCGGCGAAAACTTCCTCTTCCAAGTCCTAA
- a CDS encoding Ribosomal protein S14 — protein MARIALVNKQRKALEEFLKAKASGKKPKFPTRVYNRCTLCGRRHGYLRFFKICRICFRELACNGEIPGITKSSW, from the coding sequence ATGGCACGCATTGCTCTCGTCAACAAACAGCGCAAGGCTCTCGAGGAGTTCCTCAAGGCCAAGGCGTCCGGCAAGAAACCCAAGTTCCCCACGCGCGTCTACAACCGCTGCACGCTCTGCGGGCGGCGCCACGGGTATTTGCGCTTCTTCAAAATCTGCCGTATCTGCTTCCGGGAACTCGCCTGTAATGGTGAAATCCCCGGTATCACCAAATCCTCCTGGTAA
- a CDS encoding small subunit ribosomal protein S8 produces MATLSDPIGDLLTRIRNAQAAGRKQCSAPWSKLKQSLCGLLVREQCLQSAEVAGQAPKQELIITFRTDRSPLSLKRVSTPGRRVYRAVEELRPVENGFGMAILTTSEGLLTDREARAKKIGGELLCEIS; encoded by the coding sequence ATGGCTACCCTCTCTGACCCCATCGGCGATCTTCTCACACGCATCCGGAACGCCCAGGCGGCAGGACGCAAGCAGTGCAGCGCTCCCTGGTCCAAGCTGAAACAGTCGCTCTGCGGACTTCTCGTCCGTGAGCAGTGCCTGCAGAGTGCCGAGGTGGCAGGTCAGGCTCCGAAGCAGGAGCTGATCATCACATTCCGCACCGATCGCAGTCCGCTGTCGCTCAAGCGCGTGAGTACGCCCGGCCGGCGCGTGTACCGTGCCGTTGAAGAGCTGAGGCCCGTCGAGAACGGGTTCGGCATGGCCATCCTCACCACCAGTGAGGGGCTGCTCACCGACCGCGAAGCGCGCGCAAAGAAGATTGGCGGCGAACTCCTCTGCGAAATCTCCTAA
- a CDS encoding large subunit ribosomal protein L6: protein MSRIGRKPVAIRSGVTVSVTGSTVSVKGVKGEMKYTFLPEVTVKVEGSQVIVERKEDSDTASARQGLTRQLVENMVCGVSEGYKKILEVIGVGYKAQVQGKKLILNLGFSHPVEFAIPEGIQITQDEKNKNLLTVQGIDRQLVGQVAADIRSYRVPEPYKGKGIRYSTETVRRKPGKAAVGKGAPAA, encoded by the coding sequence ATGTCCCGTATTGGACGCAAACCAGTGGCGATTCGAAGCGGCGTGACGGTCTCCGTCACGGGATCCACGGTGTCCGTGAAGGGTGTCAAAGGAGAAATGAAGTACACGTTCCTCCCCGAGGTGACGGTGAAGGTGGAGGGCAGCCAGGTGATTGTGGAGCGCAAAGAAGACAGCGACACGGCCAGCGCGCGCCAGGGGCTCACACGCCAACTCGTTGAAAACATGGTGTGTGGAGTGAGTGAAGGATACAAGAAGATCCTCGAAGTCATCGGCGTGGGCTACAAGGCGCAGGTGCAGGGCAAGAAACTGATCCTCAACCTGGGCTTCTCGCATCCGGTGGAATTCGCGATCCCGGAGGGGATCCAAATCACGCAGGACGAGAAGAACAAGAACCTCCTGACGGTCCAGGGTATCGACCGGCAGCTCGTCGGCCAGGTGGCTGCCGATATTCGCAGTTACCGCGTACCGGAGCCCTACAAGGGCAAAGGAATCCGCTACAGTACCGAGACAGTCCGCCG